AGTATAAGTCTTGTCCTTCACGTGTGAATAGATCATTTTTAAGAACATTGATTGTTACATATAGATTTCCACTTGGTCCTCCATTTGGTGAATCATCACCTTCTCCACCAACACGTAGTCTTGTTCCTGTTTCTACTCCTGCTGGTACATCGATTGTGAGTTTTTCTGTTACTTTTGTTAGTCCTGTTCCATGACATGTATAACATTTTTCTTCTATTACTTCACCTTCTCCATGACATACTGGACATTCTGATACTGTTGCAAATTGTCCAAGAGGTGTGTTTTGTACTTGTCTTACTTGTCCTGATCCATTACAATTACCACATGTATTTACTTTTGATCCTGGTGCTGCACGTGTTCCATTACATGTTGGACATACTTTTCTGTGTGTTACACTGATTTCTTTTGATACTCCGGTTGATACTTCTTCAAGTGTTAGATTTAGTTTTTGTCCTATATCATTTCCAGGCATAGGTCCATTTCTTGGTGAGTTATGTCCACCTCCAAATCCGAATAGATCAAAGATACTTCCAAATCCACCTGATCCTCCAAATCCACCGAATATGTCTTCAAAGTTTATGTTGCTAAATATGTCTTCTTGTGAGAATCCTCCCATTCCTGCATGTCCAAATTGGTCATATTGTTGTTTTTTAGATTCATCTGATAATACTCCATATGCTTCACTTATTTCTTTGAATTTTTCTTCAGCATCTGGATCTTCTTTGTTTACATCAGGATGGTATTTCATTGCAAGTTTTCTGTATGCTTTTTTTATTGTCTTTTGATCTGCATCACGATCTACACCTAGTACTTCATAATAATCTCTTTTTTCTGCCATTATTTTATAACTCCCAAAAAATTTCTATCTTTCTTTTATGTGTTTGTGGTAAATAAAAAATATTTTATGTTGTTTACTTTTTCATTCCAAATTATTTTGTTATTGTATATTTTTATTTTAATTAATTTTTGTAATTTTACTAATTTTAATAATAGATGAAAAAGTAAAATCTCCTCTAAAAATATCTTAATGGGAAATGAAAAAAGTTCATTTTTTAGTATTTCTAAATGTTTGTAGAAAAAAATAAAAAAAAATGAAGGAGATAAAACAGTTATGGTTATGTACTATTTTAAGTCCTTCATCTTAGTTATTTACTTATTTATCTATTTTTGGAAATCTGCATCTATTGTGTCATCATCATTTGGGTTTGATCCGTTTGGTTGTTGCTGTTGTTGTGCTTGTTCTTGTGCTTGTTGTGCTTGTGCTGCTTGTTGGTAGATTTCTGCTCCTATTTCTTGTACTGTTTTATCGAGTATATCGGATTTTTCTTTAATTAATGCGATGTCATCTTTTTCTATTGCATCTTTTAAGTCTTGTTGTTGATCTTTAAGTAGTGATTTTTTATCATCTGCTAGTTGATCTTTAAGTTCATCGAGTGTTTTATCTACTGTGTATATGAGTGAGTCTGCTGTGTTTCTTACTTCGATTTCTTCTTGTCGTTTTTTGTCTTCTTCTGCGTGTGCTTCTGCTTCTTTTACTTTTTGTTCGATTTCTTCATCTGAAAGTTTGTTAGATGATGTGATTGTGATTTGTTGTTCTTTTCCTGTTCCTTTATCTTTTGCTGATACGTTGATGATTCCGTTTGCATCAATATCGAATGTTACTTCAATTTGTGGTGTTCCTCTTGGTGCTGATGGTATTCCTACAAGTTGGAAACGTCCAAGTGTTGTGTTGTCGTTTGCCATTGGTCTTTCTCCTTGTACAACGTGGATATCTACACTTGTTTGTCCATCTGCTGCTGTTGTGAAGATTTGACTTTTCTTAGTTGGTATTGTGGTGTTACGTTCTATGAGTTTTGTTGCTACTCCTCCCATGGTTTCAATACCAAGTGATAGTGGTGTTACATCAAGTAGTACTAGATCATCAATTTCTCCTGCAAGTACTCCTCCTTGGATTGCTGCTCCTGATGCTACACATTCCATTGGATCTATTCCACGTTCTACTTTTTGTCCTACAAATCTTTCAACGTAGCTTTGGATTGCTGGCATTCTTGTTGGTCCTCCTACGAGGATGATTTTATCTATGTCTCCACTTTGTAGTTTTGCATCATCTATTGCTTGTTTGATTGGTGCTCCACATCTTTGGATGATTGGATCTACAATTTCTTCGAGTTTTGCACGTGTTAGTGTTGTGTTTAGATGGAGTGGTCCTGATGCTGTTGCTGTGATGAATGGTAGGTTGATGTCTGTTGTGAGTGTTGTTGAAAGTTCTATTTTTGCTTTTTCTGCTGCTTCTCTTAGTCTTTGTGCTGATTGATCATCATTTAGGAGGTTTACTCCATTTTCTTTTTCGAATTCTTCAGCTAAATATTTCATGAGTGCTGTGTCCATGTCGGTTCCACCAAGTTGTGTGTCTCCGCTTGTGGATTGTACTTCAAATATTCCTTCTCCGAATTCCATGATTGTTACATCAAGTGTTCCTCCTCCGAGGTCGAATACTAGTATGTTTACATCCTCTTCATCTGTTTTATCTAGTCCATATGCAAGACTTGCTGCTGTTGGTTCGTTTACAAGTCTTAATACTTCTAGTCCAGCGATTTTTCCTGCATCTTTAGTTGCTGTTCTTTGGTTGTCATCAAAGTATGCTGGTACTGTAATTACAGCTTTTTTAACTGGTTCTCCTAGGAATGATTCTGCATCTTTTTTAATTTTTTGTAGGATGTATGCTGATATTTCTTGTGGTGTGTAATCTTTTCCTTTGATATTTACTTTGTAGTCTGATCCCATGTGTCTTTTTATTGCACTGATTGTACTTTCTGGGTTTGTTACTGCTTGTCTTCTTGCTGGTTCTCCTACTAGTATTTCTCCATCATCTGTAAATGCTACGTAACTTGGGAATGATTTTCCGTATTGTGTTGCTCCTTCTGCACTTGGAATAATTGTTGGTTTTCCTCCAATTAGTGCTGCTGCTGCTGAGTTACTTGTTCCTAAGTCTATTCCAATTACTTTTTCTTCTGCCATATGTATTCACCTTAAAAATTTTTTTTTATTTGATTATCGTTATATTGTTATTTTTCATGTGTTATATTTTGAGGGGTGGTTATTTTTTGCATACTTTTACTTTTGAGTATCGTATGACTTTGTCATTTAGAGTGTAACCTTTTTGTAGATCTTGGATAATTTCGTTGTTTTCATAATCTGGGTTGTTTTCAGTTAGCATTGCTTCATGTTTGTATGGATCGAATTTTTCATGTTCTGCTGGTATTTCTTCTACTCCTTCATCTTTTAGTGTTTTTGTGAATTTTTTGTATATTAGTTCTACGCCTTCTTTTAGGTCTTTGTCATTTTCTACTTGTAGTGCTCGTTGTAGGTCTTCGTAGATTTCTAGCATGTTTAGTATTACGCCTTCATTTGCGTATTTTACGAATTCTTGTTTTTCTTTTTCTGATCGTTTTTTGAAGTTTTCGAAGTCTGCATGTATTCTTTGTAGTTTGTCTTTGTATTGTTGTATTGTTTCGTCTTTTTGTTTTAGAAGTTCTTCAGAGTCTGGTTGTTGTGGTTCATTATCTGTTTCTGGTTGTTGTTCTGCTTCTACTTCATCGAGTTCTTCTTTGATTTCTTCGATTGTTTCATCGTTTATTTCATCTTTACTCATGTATACACCCTTTTTGTGTTTTTTGGTATAGATATGGTTTAGGGTTATGAAGTTTTATTTATTATAGTAACCCTAAGTTATATTAATTTTTATTCTTATTTATTATTTTAAAATTTTCTTATTATATATAGTTTATGGGTTTTAGTAACCAAAGGTTATAAAAATATTATTCTAGTAATATATAATAAATATTAAACTATATAAACCTTTTGGTCTTTTAGTAACCTAAGGTAATATTTATATAATGATATAAATAAATAATAAAAACAAGCAAAAAAAAGGAAAAAATCAAAAGCATAAAAACACAAAAAGGAGGGAAAAAATGAATTTAGAAGCAGTACTTGATGTAATAGGATGCAAAACAAGACGAGACATACTAGCACTACTAACTGAAGAACCAAAATTCGTAAGTGAAATATCACAACAACTAGATATTGGACAAAAAGCAATAATTGGACATCTAAAAGCAATGGAAGAACTAGGATTAATAAATCCAACATACAAAAAAATAGAACGAGGAAGACCAAGAAAATACTACGAAATAACACAAGGAGTAGAAATAAAAATATTCATAAAACCAGACAAAATAAACATGCACATGCTAGGTGAAGAATTCACAGAACTATATCACATAGAAGAAAGACTCTACAATGGAGACATAGAAGCAATAGCAGACCTAAAAACACTAATTAAAAAATATAAAAACGCACTAAAATACGCAGAAGAACTACTAAAACAAGTAGAATTCCCACATCAACAAAAAAATGAGAAAAAAACCATAATTACCGATATTACAAAAGCAATACCTGAATACAAAATCAAAGACCAAAAACATTAAAAAATTTATATACTAAAAACAAAACAAATATATTATAAGATATATACTCAGATAATAAAACTTAGTATATTATTACTGCTAATAAAAAAATATAAACGGTGAAAAAAATTATGGATAAAAAGATAATCTTATCCCTTGTTATAGTAGCCCTTATAGGAATAGTAGCAGCTACATATCAAATAAACATAAACGACGATGACATACTCAACCCATTTTCAAGCGTTGATACAGAAGACTCACCAATAACAGACACACTAGCAACACCAGCACAAGCAGCATCACAAGGAGCAAATAACCAAATATCAGACGCACAAAAACAAGCACAAGCACAACAAGCAAAAGACCAAGCACAAGCTGCTCAAGGCCAAGCACAACCAACTCAAGGTCAAGACAACTCACAAAATCAACAACAGCAAGGTTCAGCACTAATCACATCAGAAAATCCAGTAACAGTAAATGAAGGACAACAATCTGGAGATGGAAAAACATCACAACAAAATAACAATCCTAATGGTAACCCAACAAGCTCAGATAGTAATTCTGGAGGTAACCCAACAAGCTCAGATAGTAATTCTGGAGGTAACCCAACAAGCTCAGATAGTAATTCTGGAGGTAACCCAACAAGCTCAGATAGTAATTCTGGAGGTAACCCAACAAGTCCAGATAGCAATCATGGAGGTAACCCAACAGATCGAGGAGATAATCCATCACCAAATCCAAATCCACAACCAACACCAGATACAGATTCAGACAATAACATCTTAACAAAAGCACAAGCATACGCATACATAATAAAACAAGACATTGGAGATCTTCAAATACAACAAGGTTCTGGATATATAGATACTGGAGCAAATAATGAAAAATACATAGTATTCCTTGCACACAACCCAAAAGGTCCAAATCCAAATGAAGTATTCCACGTATGGATTCCACAAGATAAAAACAGTGGATTTTCATGGTTTATCTATGAAGATGGTACAGGACCTAAAGATGTAGATCCAGTAAATGAAGGAAACAATACACAAGATAATACAAATAACACAAATAACACAAATTAAGGAAGAAAAATAAAATATAATTAGAATGAATTAATTTCTAAAGTTTTTTCATTTACCTACATTATATTTTATACAATCATAATTTTTTTGAATGTAGTGTAAATTATTCTTATAAAAACATGAAACTAAAGAGTCTAATAGTTTTTATAACATGAGATAATTTATAATGACAAAAATTTTTTGAGAATTTTTTTTATTTTCTCAAAAAAAAAACTTTTTTTTTAAATTTTTTTAAATAAACTTTTATAATAGTCTACTTTTTTTGATTTATTAAATATTACTTTATATTTTATAGTAAAGTATATATATAATAATATATAAACAATAATAATAGTAGAATGTAATATATGGGCCTGTAGCCTAGACTGGATAGGGCGTTGGACTTCTAATCCAAAGGCCGGGGGTTCAAATCCCCCCAGGTCCGCTATCTATTAACTACTAGAATGAAACTACTTTTTTTTAATAATTTATTATATAATTTAACTATTTTTATATGAAATTAACCTATTTATTTAGTTGAATCTTAGAATTTAATTTTATGGGTTTGTAGCCCAGTCTGGATAGGGCACCAGACTCCTAATCTGGAGATCGAGGGTTCAAATCCCTCCAAATCCGTTAATTTTTATTACTACTTCTTTTTCTATTTTTTTTAATAATTTATATTATTATAAGTTATAAGTTAATAAGTTATTATTATAAATAGTTTAAATTTGAAAAAATTGATTCATAAAATAAGTATTTCTTAAGAAAAAAAAAGAGAATTTGTTTTTATTTTTTTTAAGGTTTATAAAAAAAGGAAGAGTTGTATTCCCTTTCTTTATTATTCTAGTATTTAAGTGCACTGCCCATTATTTGTCCGATTAATGTTACAATTACAACTCCAGCAAAGATAACAGCACCAATTGTTAAAAAGTCCATAATATTACCTCTTATTAATCATTTTTTTGACATTTATCTTTTTTGTAAATAATAAAAAAATAAATTTTTTGAATTTTCTACTTTAAGAAATTCATTGATTATTACTTTATATATATTTTTTATATACTATTTAATCTTTTTTAATCATACACTACTTTACCATATAATCCTCCACGTCCAGGTGTTACATTTAGTGTATTATTACGATATGATTTTAATGCATTTGCAAGTAGCATATCAACATGTTCTATCTTATCTAACTCAACATTAAGTAGTATGTCTATTTCTGTTTTAAATAGTTCAATTAGACGTTCATATCTGGATTGTACATATTTTGTCATAACACCTTTATTATGTATTGAACTTAAAAGTTCAGCTAATGGTAATATGTATCGATATTCAGGACGATCTTCAGGATGTATTGGAACATCACTTGTTGCAAGTTCTTCAATTCTTCCTTTTACTCCCTTTTTAATTACTCCCCCACATACATCACATTTCATGTTGAGTTTTTGTGCATCATGTATGTTAAATATTTTATAACAGTCAATACAACCTGTTTCATGGTATTTTCCCATTCTTGGGTCAAATCCATAATTTTTTATAATATCATTATCTTTTATTGATGTACGTACATCTTCAAATGATAGATTTTTTATCTCCATTGTGTTAAATTCTCGTCCCATTCTATGTGGCCATGGTGAGTGTGAATCAGAATTAGTTAGAAATGTATAATTTTTTAGTTCATCAATTCTATCAGCAAGATATGTGTCACTTGAAAGTCCTAGTTCTACAAAGTCAGCCATTCGATTATCATAACAATCAGAGATTCTATCATATGATTTGTATATTCCTGTCCATGGTGTAAATATATGAGCAGGTCCTATGATACAGTTATAATCACGTGCTATGTCCATTATTTCTGTTCCTCTCATTCGTATTTTTGGTCTTCCATCTGCATCCATGTTTTTTACTATGAATTCATCACGCATCTGCCATGCTGTTTCAATAGATGGTATTAGTATTAGATGGTGTATTCTTTGATTATCTTCTACTTCTGTTGTTGTGATAAATTTTGTGTTTGACGTTTCATCTTTTAGTTGATATATTCCTGTATCATCTATTTGTGTTAGATTATCTTCAAGTTCTCCTAGCCATTTTGAGTGTAGTGCATCTCCTGTTGCTATTAAATCTAATCCCTTTTTTTCGGATTCTTTTGCCATAATGTCAGATTGCATACTTTTTGATGTTGCCATTGAGTATTTACTATGAACATGTAAATCTGAATTTATCTGCATATAAAATTATTCTCCTCTTTTTTTTATCTTCTTTTTTTTATCAGGTGCTGGAATGTGAGTTTTTATTTAAAAAAATGAAAAAAAATTGTTTTAAAAAAAAAGTTTGTAAGGGTGGTGAATCTATTTTTTTAGAAAAAAATAATAGTAATTTTATCCTATGTATCTTAAATCATCATTTGGTTTTGATACTTGTTGTTCTACCATTTGGTTTAATTGTGGGTTTAATGATAGTCTTTTAAGTGTATCTTCTACTTTTTCATTAAGTTCTTCTAAGTCCATATCGAATTTTAGTATTTCAAAGAGTACTTTTAGTACTTCTATTGCTGCTGATGGGTCAATGTAGAATCCTGGTGTTTCACCCATTAGACATGCTGCTGGTATATTTTTTTGATCTGCAAAATGAAGCAGTAGTCCTGATGCTCCAACGATTGATCCACCTTCATCTTTTCGTATGAGTGTATTTTCAAGTTCTAGTATTTCATCAAGTACTTCTTTTTGGTTTGATGCTACGAATACTCGATTTTTTTCTATCATTTCACCTGTTCCTAGTCCACCGAGTGTGTATATTTTAGTAGCTCCAAGTTGTTCGAAGTATTCCATTAATGTTCTTGAGAGTGCTATTTGTCCTTCAAATTCTGTTGCCTGGGAGTTTCCTGTTAGTATTATTACATCTAAGTTGTTTTCTCCGAAATCTTTTAGGTAGTAGAACTCATTTTTCATGTAGTCTATTAGTCCTTCTTTTGTTACTGTTACTTGTGGTGGGAAGTAGTCTGATTCTAGTTCTGCAAATTTGGTTGCATCAAGTTGTTTTATTAATTGATCTACCACTATTTTTCCTACAAATCCTATTCCTGGAAGTCCTTCAAGAACTATTGGATTTTCAAATTCTACTTCTTCTATTTGATTTATTGTTGTTTTATCATCCATTGTTTGCTCATCCCTACCTAATTTAATATTTTTTAATTTAATTTAAAATCTTATTTTATCCTTCTTTTTGTTGTTGTTCTTGTTGTTTTTTTAGTATACGTCTATATTTTCCATATTTATCTTGTGGTGAATAACGGGCTGGATATATTACGCCTGTTTTAACATTACAATTTGGACATATGTCATCTAGTGTATATTCTCCACACTCATTACAACGTCTCATTTGAAATTTCATATGTATATAATTATTCTTTGTATGAGGTTTATATTTTTGTATGTTTATCTTATAATACACTTGCAAGTTATGATTATTATTTAAATTGTTTCATGAAATCTTCAAGTTCTTCTTGTATTTTATCAAGTTCTGATGATCCTACATGTCCTAAGTATGAGTTAAAACATGTGAGTTTTGAACCTGGAATTAATGTATGCATTGGAATTGCATCAAGTTCTGGTGGGAAGTATTGATCTTCATATATTGCTATAATCATGGTTTTTGCTGTTATATTATCTATAATATCAGTTAAATCATGATTCATACTTGCAACACACCTGTAGTATGCATCATATACATCTTCTTTTGAATCTTCATGTGCAAATTCATCCATTGCTTCTTTTATTTCACAGTTAGATTGATCCATATAAAATTGTCTAGATAAACCAAAAGAATACGTAGCCTTACTTGCAATTTCAAGAGATCTTATGAGTGATGCATCAGTTGGATTATCATGGAAGTTAGGATCAGATTCTATAATATCATATAAAAGTTGTGATAAAACATAATTCTGACCACCTACTTTATAACTACTTACAAGTGAAATTAGAAAATCAATTGAATCAGGATAATTACAAGCCCAACTAATAGCTTCAAAACCACCCATAGAATTTCCAATTACTCCTTTAAGATGTTTAATATTAAATTTCTCTTCAATAAATACCTTATTAAAATTCACCATATCAAGTATTGTATAACTAGGAAAGTCAGCTTCTAAATTTGATGTACTTGGAGAACAACTACCAGGACTTCCTAATGTTGAAAGAGATATAAAGAAAAATAACTCAGGATCAAAAGGTAAATTACTTCCCACAGCTTTACTTATACGTTTTATAGAGCCATAATCACCTGTTGTACCATGAAAATATAAAATAGCATTTATAATATGTCCTTCATCATCATATTGTGGCTTACCAAATGTAGTATACTCCACCACCTGATCTTTAAGTATACGACCATTTTCAAATTTAAATTCATCTAATGTATAATATTGAGCTTCCAAATCTTTTAAATCCATAACTCATACTACCTCCACTTATCTAATTTTCTTTTATAAAAAATATTTTTTTTAAATCAATACATATTATATTACCTAATTAAATATTAAAATACTTCTATCTTGAAATTATTCTATTAAAAAAAAAGTAGTATGCTATTTTATTAGAAAATTTATCTATTTAAAAAAAGAGTTTAATTTTTATAAAAATTTAAAAAAAAAGTGTGTGAGAAAAATATTAAATATCTTTCTTATTCATCTAATTCACGATGGAAATGTCCATAACCATCATTATCTTCAATAATTGAAATACATTTTTCAGATGAATCACTTAATATTTTCTCAGCCGTTGGATAATCCTCAGCTGTTACCATTATTCTGTATTTAGGTGCTCCAACACATTGAACTTCAACATCATCAGATTCAATAGAACAAAGAGCTTCACGAATAATTTCAACACCATTTGGCTTATATGATGTAAGATCAACATATCCTGTAATTTGAACTTCAGGAGTTGAAATATTCTTCTTAGCAACACTAGTAATAATTTCAGCCCATTCAGGATCAATATCTAAAGCAAGAAGTACATCTTCTCCTTCATCTGATGCTAATTCAAATCCTTCATAAAGATCTCCAAATTCATCCATGATAAGATAACCTACCTCATCATATGCTTCATCAAGAGTTTTATTAATTGATTTTGCAGAAATTTCAAGAAGTTTTTCAGCTTTTTGTTCAATTTTCCATTGTTGCATTCTACGTGTTCTTTGATCTTCACGTATACGTTTTAATGAAGCATCAACATGTCCTTTTTTAGGATTTACACGTAGTACACGTGCAACAATTTTCTGGTTTTCTCTTACATAATCTCTTATGTTTTTAACCCATCCTGATGAAACTTCTGAAATATGAATAAATGCTTCTTTACCTTCATATTCTTCAAGCTTTGCAAATGCTCCATAACCTAATACTTTATGTACGGTTCCAACAATTAGATCACCTTCTTCAGGCCATTCTTTATTCATACGTACCATTATTAATCACCTGTAAGTAGTAATCTATAGTTTAATTATTTGTATTTAGTGTTCTAGTACTTCTAAGATTTGTGCACAGATTTTTGAACGTCCGCCTTTTGGTTCAACTAATGTTTTACCACATACAACACATTTTACTGTTGATGCTGCGTGATCAAAAATTATTTGTGTATTTTCACAATCACCGCATTTAACTTTTAAAAAATTACTTTCTTGTTTAGCCATTCTAAAGATTCCTCCCTTATTTAAATTCAATCTGATTTTATATATTAATGTTTTAAAAAAAATAGTAGTTAAAAAAAAGAATATTTCAAAAAGAGTATTTCATCTTAAAGTAAATTATATATTCTTTTAATTTAAGTATCCCTATTGTGATACAAATTCTACTTTTCCTGCACGAATGTTGGTATCTCTTTTAATGTGAGCTTTTCCACATTCTTTACATTTGTATCTTAAATCTAATTTTTTAATAGGTTTACTTCCTGATGGTAAAGGTCTTGGATAACCTCTGTACCCTGCGGTTACACGTCTGAATTGACGTTGTCCCCATTTAAGTTCGCTTGCTTTTCTTTTCTTTGATGTGTGTACTTCGTGTACTGTGTGTTTTTTACATTTTGGACAGTAAGTCCTTCTTTCTCGTGGTATTCTCATCCTAAATTCACCTCATATTTTATAGTATAATAGGAAATTAAAATTTTAATTCATTATTGTTTTATTTTGTTAGATAATAAAAGTATTAAGTTAATACTTTCCCTAAAGATAAAATATATTTCATTAAATCTCGATTTTACAGTTTAAATTGAGTTTTTCTTTTTTTATATTTTTGAAATATATTCTTATGTGTTATTTTTTTTATATTTTTTTTTAGATTTTATCACAAATATAAAATCTCTAATTTTTTATGGTTTTTTGAATTAAAAAAAAATATTTCTAAAAAAAACTTTTTCCATTTTTTTATTAATAAAAAAATTATTTACTTTTTTTATACATAGAATTCTTATTTTTGTTAAAATATAGTGTCGTAAGTAAGATTATTTCTTATGTATAAATGTTTTTTATTTAAATCCTAACTGTTCTCATATATAAAAAGAACAATCAATAATTTATCTATATATTATTATATTATGAACTATATTTATATTTTATGTTTATACAAACTAAAATATTAAAAAAAGTAAGGTAATGTTAAAATGGTGGTGAATCATATTAAAGTATTTTTATAATACTCGTATTATATCATGTGAAAGTAGAATTTGCACAATATTACCAGGAAGTAATGCTACATCATCCACATTAAATGGACCATATGTACGATCATCCACATCTAATATATCACTATTAACCTCACAATTAAATGATACAAGCTTTTCATCATTAAATAATTCTTCATCAAGTTTTGTATCATCTTCTATTTTTATATTTGATGTTTCATCTGGTGTTGGTATTGGCTTATCAATAATATCAGATGTAGTGGTTGTTGTTGGTTCATCTACTTTTACATCAGATTCTATATTTTCATGTTTTTGTATACTATTTTGTGAAGTTAGTGTTTTAGGCTTTTTTTCATCTTCACTTACCTGTAGTGATACTGTATCATCCTCTGGTATTTCAGGTGGTGTAAATGGTGTTGTTATATCAGTTTTAGGTTCTTTTTTTATTCGTACAGGATTGTTATTTTCATCACGTGGCATACTATCTGGCATTTCTCCAAACATCATTGCAACTTGACTTTCATCAAGAGCAGGGGATGAAAATACATCATCAGGTATGTCAATATCATCAATTCTATTTTGTTGAGGTTTTACATCTTTTGATGGTTTTTGTGTTTTAACTGGATTTTGTGGTTTTATATCTACCCATTCATCTTCTGTGTTTTCTTCTACTACTTTTTGTTCTTGTTGTGTGACTTCAACTTCTGGTGTTGCTTGTACTACTTCAGGTTGTGTTTGTACTTGCTTTTGTTGCATTCTTTTATTGTTTTGTTTGTTTTGTATTATATTTTCTCTGTGTTTTAATAATGTGTTTACAATATCAATGTAGAGTTGTTCTTCATCATAGGTCATATTGTATGGAAGTTCATCAAATAAAGTAGAATCATCTTTATGTCCTTTGAAGAGGTCATGTGATTTTTGTAGGTTTGCTAGTGCTGTTGTTAGTATTTTTACTTCTCGTCTTTCACATATTTCTATTATGATTCGTCTTGCATCACGTAGTTGATATGCTTCAAGTGAGAGTGGATTTTTATCTACTATTTTTAGTAATTGTTGAAGATAGTTTGAAGCATCATCATAGAATGTATCATCTATTTCTGATAATGGTCCATCTATTCTTTCTTTTTTCTGAATATCTCGTAGTTTTTGAAAAAATGTATCCAAGGCTAACACTATCTCCTTTTAAATTATATTTTTTATTTTAATATTTTTTTCTATTCGACTAACTATAATAATTTTCTTTCATAATCCAATGCAATCTTAATAAATGCGTAGGATAAGATTTTTATTTATATTTGGCTAAAAAAAAGTTTTTTTTTGATTATTAAATTAAAGGTTTTACTATTTTGTTAAAAAAGTTCCCCTTTTTTTTTGAAAAAAAAATAAATTAAGATGAGAAGATTTATACTTTTTTTAGTATTATTCTTCTTCTATTCTAGGAGCTAATAAGAATGATAGTTCTCCTTCCTCATTTAATAATTCTAAGGTTAATGTTAGTGGCATGTCATCTCCAAGTGAAATGTATGTTGTATCTGC
Above is a genomic segment from Methanosphaera cuniculi containing:
- the dnaJ gene encoding molecular chaperone DnaJ; the encoded protein is MAEKRDYYEVLGVDRDADQKTIKKAYRKLAMKYHPDVNKEDPDAEEKFKEISEAYGVLSDESKKQQYDQFGHAGMGGFSQEDIFSNINFEDIFGGFGGSGGFGSIFDLFGFGGGHNSPRNGPMPGNDIGQKLNLTLEEVSTGVSKEISVTHRKVCPTCNGTRAAPGSKVNTCGNCNGSGQVRQVQNTPLGQFATVSECPVCHGEGEVIEEKCYTCHGTGLTKVTEKLTIDVPAGVETGTRLRVGGEGDDSPNGGPSGNLYVTINVLKNDLFTREGQDLYYELPISYVQACLGDEVEVPTIDGQKEKLTIPPGTQTETVFKIRNKGLKHVKWSGVGNMYVKVHMVTPKTLSSKQTEILKEFAKESGEEIVEVKQGFFDKVKETLNK
- the dnaK gene encoding molecular chaperone DnaK codes for the protein MAEEKVIGIDLGTSNSAAAALIGGKPTIIPSAEGATQYGKSFPSYVAFTDDGEILVGEPARRQAVTNPESTISAIKRHMGSDYKVNIKGKDYTPQEISAYILQKIKKDAESFLGEPVKKAVITVPAYFDDNQRTATKDAGKIAGLEVLRLVNEPTAASLAYGLDKTDEEDVNILVFDLGGGTLDVTIMEFGEGIFEVQSTSGDTQLGGTDMDTALMKYLAEEFEKENGVNLLNDDQSAQRLREAAEKAKIELSTTLTTDINLPFITATASGPLHLNTTLTRAKLEEIVDPIIQRCGAPIKQAIDDAKLQSGDIDKIILVGGPTRMPAIQSYVERFVGQKVERGIDPMECVASGAAIQGGVLAGEIDDLVLLDVTPLSLGIETMGGVATKLIERNTTIPTKKSQIFTTAADGQTSVDIHVVQGERPMANDNTTLGRFQLVGIPSAPRGTPQIEVTFDIDANGIINVSAKDKGTGKEQQITITSSNKLSDEEIEQKVKEAEAHAEEDKKRQEEIEVRNTADSLIYTVDKTLDELKDQLADDKKSLLKDQQQDLKDAIEKDDIALIKEKSDILDKTVQEIGAEIYQQAAQAQQAQEQAQQQQQPNGSNPNDDDTIDADFQK
- the grpE gene encoding nucleotide exchange factor GrpE, giving the protein MSKDEINDETIEEIKEELDEVEAEQQPETDNEPQQPDSEELLKQKDETIQQYKDKLQRIHADFENFKKRSEKEKQEFVKYANEGVILNMLEIYEDLQRALQVENDKDLKEGVELIYKKFTKTLKDEGVEEIPAEHEKFDPYKHEAMLTENNPDYENNEIIQDLQKGYTLNDKVIRYSKVKVCKK
- a CDS encoding ArsR/SmtB family transcription factor translates to MNLEAVLDVIGCKTRRDILALLTEEPKFVSEISQQLDIGQKAIIGHLKAMEELGLINPTYKKIERGRPRKYYEITQGVEIKIFIKPDKINMHMLGEEFTELYHIEERLYNGDIEAIADLKTLIKKYKNALKYAEELLKQVEFPHQQKNEKKTIITDITKAIPEYKIKDQKH
- a CDS encoding TIGR00375 family protein; amino-acid sequence: MQINSDLHVHSKYSMATSKSMQSDIMAKESEKKGLDLIATGDALHSKWLGELEDNLTQIDDTGIYQLKDETSNTKFITTTEVEDNQRIHHLILIPSIETAWQMRDEFIVKNMDADGRPKIRMRGTEIMDIARDYNCIIGPAHIFTPWTGIYKSYDRISDCYDNRMADFVELGLSSDTYLADRIDELKNYTFLTNSDSHSPWPHRMGREFNTMEIKNLSFEDVRTSIKDNDIIKNYGFDPRMGKYHETGCIDCYKIFNIHDAQKLNMKCDVCGGVIKKGVKGRIEELATSDVPIHPEDRPEYRYILPLAELLSSIHNKGVMTKYVQSRYERLIELFKTEIDILLNVELDKIEHVDMLLANALKSYRNNTLNVTPGRGGLYGKVVYD
- a CDS encoding proteasome assembly chaperone family protein — translated: MDDKTTINQIEEVEFENPIVLEGLPGIGFVGKIVVDQLIKQLDATKFAELESDYFPPQVTVTKEGLIDYMKNEFYYLKDFGENNLDVIILTGNSQATEFEGQIALSRTLMEYFEQLGATKIYTLGGLGTGEMIEKNRVFVASNQKEVLDEILELENTLIRKDEGGSIVGASGLLLHFADQKNIPAACLMGETPGFYIDPSAAIEVLKVLFEILKFDMDLEELNEKVEDTLKRLSLNPQLNQMVEQQVSKPNDDLRYIG